A single region of the Vicia villosa cultivar HV-30 ecotype Madison, WI linkage group LG4, Vvil1.0, whole genome shotgun sequence genome encodes:
- the LOC131600372 gene encoding bidirectional sugar transporter SWEET3-like, with protein sequence MAETLRLAVAVIGNVASVSLYAAPIVTFKRVIRKKSTEEFSCVPYIIGLLNCLLFTWYGLPVVSYKWENFPLVTVNGVGIVLEFSYVLIYFWYSSSKGKVKVAMIALPVLLVFGAIALASSFAFPDHRHRKNLVGSVGLGVSIAMYASPLIVMKKVIQTKSVEFMPLPLSLCSFLASLLWLTYGLLIRDIFVAGPSVIGTPLGILQLVLHCKYWKRKVIIEEPNKVDLVVHKGISLENLDLEKGGLEKGNLEKNVTSS encoded by the exons ATGGCAGAAACACTTCGTCTGGCTGTTGCTGTTATTG GAAATGTTGCCTCGGTGTCCCTCTATGCTGCACCAAT TGTGACCTTCAAAAGGGTCATAAGGAAAAAAAGCACAGAGGAATTTTCATGTGTTCCTTACATCATAGGACTGTTGAACTGTCTCCTTTTCACTTGGTATGGATTGCCAGTAGTTAGCTACAAATGGGAAAATTTTCCTCTTGTCACTGTTAATGGAGTTGGAATTGTTTTGGAGTTTTCTTATGTTCTCATTTATTTTTGGTATTCTTCCTCCAAAGGAAAG gTGAAGGTAGCTATGATAGCTTTACCAGTTCTTCTAGTGTTTGGTGCCATTGCTCTAGCATCATCTTTTGCCTTCCCTGATCATCGTCATAGAAAAAACCTTGTTGGTAGTGTTGGTTTGGGGGTGTCAATAGCAATGTATGCATCTCCTTTGATTGTTATG AAAAAGGTGATACAAACAAAGAGTGTGGAATTCATGCCACTACCATTATCATTGTGCTCATTCTTGGCTAGTCTATTGTGGCTTACATATGGACTTCTCATTCGAGATATATTCGTTGCG GGACCAAGTGTGATTGGAACTCCCTTAGGAATTTTACAGCTAGTTCTCCACTGCAAATATTGGAAAAGAAAAGTGATTATTGAAGAACCAAACAAGGTGGATCTTGTTGTTCATAAGGGAATTAGCTTAGAGAATTTGGACTTGGAAAAGGGTGGTTTAGAAAAGGGGAACTTGGAAAAGAATGTGACAAGTTCTTAG
- the LOC131600373 gene encoding bidirectional sugar transporter SWEET3-like, protein MAETLRMAVAVIGNVASVSLYAAPIVTFKRVIRKKSTEEFSCVPYIIGLLNCLLFTWYGLPVVSYKWENFPLVTVNGVGIVLEFSYVLIYFWYSSSKGKVKVAMIALPVLLVFGAIALASSFAFPDHRHRKNLVGSVGLGVSIAMYASPLIVMKKVIQTKSVEFMPLPLSLCSFLASLLWLTYGLLIRDIFVAGPSVIGTPLGILQLVLHCKYWKRKVIIEEPNKVDLVVHKGISLENLDLEKGGLEKGNLEKNVTSS, encoded by the exons ATGGCAGAAACACTTCGCATGGCTGTTGCTGTTATTG GAAATGTTGCCTCGGTGTCCCTCTATGCTGCACCAAT TGTGACCTTCAAAAGGGTCATAAGGAAAAAAAGCACAGAGGAATTTTCATGTGTTCCTTACATCATAGGACTGTTGAATTGTCTCCTTTTCACTTGGTATGGATTGCCAGTAGTTAGCTACAAATGGGAAAATTTTCCTCTTGTCACTGTTAATGGAGTTGGAATTGTTTTGGAGTTTTCTTATGTTCTCATTTATTTTTGGTATTCTTCTTCCAAAGGAAAG GTGAAGGTAGCAATGATAGCTTTACCGGTTCTTCTAGTGTTTGGTGCCATTGCTCTAGCATCATCTTTTGCCTTCCCTGATCATCGTCATAGAAAAAACCTTGTTGGTAGTGTTGGTTTGGGGGTGTCAATAGCAATGTATGCATCTCCTTTGATTGTTATG AAAAAGGTGATACAAACAAAGAGTGTGGAATTCATGCCACTACCATTATCATTGTGCTCATTCTTGGCTAGTCTATTGTGGCTTACATATGGACTTCTCATTCGAGATATATTCGTTGCG GGACCAAGTGTGATTGGAACTCCCTTAGGAATTTTACAGCTAGTTCTCCACTGCAAATATTGGAAAAGAAAAGTGATTATTGAAGAACCAAACAAGGTGGATCTTGTTGTTCATAAGGGAATTAGCTTAGAGAATTTGGACTTGGAAAAGGGTGGTTTAGAAAAGGGGAACTTGGAAAAGAATGTGACAAGTTCTTAG